Proteins from one Pseudomonas grandcourensis genomic window:
- a CDS encoding amino acid deaminase — translation MSSAPHTANVDKGTAAIGASLVRDVSLPALVLHREALEHNIRWMQAFVSDSGAELAPHGKTSMTPALFRRQLDAGAWGITLASATQTRAAYAHGVRRVLMANQLVGTPNMALIADLLADPTFDFYCMVDHPDNVADLGAYFASRGVRLNVMIEYGVVGGRCGCRSEQEVLDLAKAIAAQPALALTGIEGYEGVIHGDHAVTGIRDFAASLVRLAVQLQDSGAFAIAKPIITASGSAWYDLIAESFEAQNAAGRFLSVLRPGSYVAHDHGIYKEAQCCVLDRRSDLHEGLRPALEVWAHVQSLPEPGFAVIALGKRDVAYDAGLPVPLLRYKAGAVPAKGDDVSACKVTAVMDQHAFMTVAPGVDLRVGDIISFGTSHPCLTFDKWRVGCLVDEQLNVIETMETCF, via the coding sequence ATGTCTTCTGCCCCCCATACTGCCAACGTGGACAAAGGCACCGCCGCGATCGGAGCGAGCCTGGTGCGTGACGTCAGCCTGCCTGCGCTGGTATTGCACCGCGAGGCGCTGGAACACAACATCCGCTGGATGCAGGCGTTCGTCAGCGACAGCGGCGCCGAACTTGCACCCCATGGCAAAACCAGCATGACCCCGGCGTTGTTCCGCCGCCAACTGGACGCCGGTGCCTGGGGCATCACCCTGGCCAGCGCCACGCAAACCCGAGCGGCCTACGCCCATGGCGTGCGCCGGGTGCTGATGGCCAACCAGCTGGTCGGTACGCCGAACATGGCATTGATCGCCGACCTGCTGGCTGACCCGACGTTCGACTTCTATTGCATGGTCGATCACCCGGACAACGTCGCCGACCTCGGCGCCTATTTCGCCTCCCGCGGCGTGCGCCTGAACGTCATGATCGAATACGGCGTGGTTGGTGGTCGTTGCGGTTGCCGCAGCGAGCAGGAAGTGCTCGATCTGGCCAAGGCCATCGCCGCGCAACCGGCGCTGGCCCTGACCGGGATCGAAGGCTACGAAGGGGTGATCCATGGCGATCACGCGGTGACCGGCATTCGCGATTTCGCCGCGTCACTGGTGCGCCTGGCGGTGCAGTTGCAGGACAGCGGAGCCTTCGCCATTGCCAAGCCGATCATCACCGCGTCGGGGTCGGCCTGGTATGACCTGATTGCCGAGTCCTTCGAAGCGCAGAACGCCGCCGGGCGTTTCCTCAGTGTGCTGCGTCCCGGCAGTTACGTGGCCCATGACCATGGCATCTACAAGGAAGCGCAGTGCTGCGTGCTCGACCGTCGCAGCGACCTGCACGAAGGCCTGCGTCCGGCGCTGGAAGTGTGGGCGCACGTGCAGTCATTGCCGGAGCCGGGGTTTGCGGTGATTGCCCTGGGCAAGCGCGATGTGGCCTACGACGCCGGTTTGCCGGTGCCATTGCTGCGTTATAAGGCGGGCGCCGTGCCGGCCAAAGGCGATGATGTGAGCGCCTGCAAAGTGACTGCTGTGATGGACCAGCATGCGTTCATGACCGTCGCGCCGGGGGTTGATCTGCGGGTGGGCGACATCATTTCGTTCGGGACTTCGCACCCGTGCCTGACGTTCGACAAGTGGCGTGTCGGTTGCCTGGTGGATGAGCAACTGAACGTCATCGAGACCATGGAAACCTGTTTCTAA
- a CDS encoding IclR family transcriptional regulator: MTEDTIKRRARGLDRAFDILDFLKEIGQPLRPNDIANGIGSPKSTVYELVASLLERRILEPVGKDGHVYLGRQLYFLGQAHLRHFDLTREADHALQDIVSQTHETAQMCLLNGRKYTVALMKEGERHFRISSDIGENAPIPWTASGRLLLAHLSDQAIVDLIDHDDFILPDGERLELAQFLKEIRQAGIDGFFSFDSVADTFTHCFAAPVKDPNGVAIATLCIVAPRADAKKNYNDYRRVLIDSANSLARRINE; encoded by the coding sequence ATGACCGAAGACACCATCAAGCGCCGGGCACGCGGGCTGGACCGGGCGTTCGATATCCTCGATTTCCTCAAGGAGATCGGCCAGCCCCTGCGCCCGAACGACATCGCCAACGGCATCGGCAGCCCCAAATCCACGGTCTACGAACTGGTGGCCTCGCTGCTGGAGCGACGGATCCTGGAGCCGGTGGGCAAGGACGGTCATGTCTACCTCGGTCGCCAGTTGTATTTTCTCGGGCAGGCACACCTGCGCCATTTCGACCTGACCCGCGAGGCCGATCACGCCTTGCAGGACATCGTCAGCCAGACCCATGAAACCGCACAGATGTGCCTGCTCAACGGGCGCAAGTACACCGTGGCGCTGATGAAGGAAGGTGAGCGGCATTTCCGCATTTCCTCGGACATCGGCGAAAACGCGCCCATCCCCTGGACCGCCTCCGGACGCCTGCTGCTGGCGCACCTGAGCGACCAGGCAATCGTTGACCTGATCGACCACGACGACTTCATCCTGCCCGATGGCGAACGCTTGGAACTTGCGCAGTTTCTCAAGGAAATCCGCCAGGCCGGTATCGATGGTTTCTTTTCCTTCGATAGCGTCGCCGACACCTTTACCCATTGCTTCGCCGCGCCGGTCAAAGACCCCAACGGCGTGGCCATCGCGACCCTTTGCATCGTCGCGCCACGGGCCGATGCGAAGAAAAACTACAACGACTACCGCCGGGTGCTGATCGACAGCGCCAACAGCCTGGCCCGTCGCATCAACGAATAA
- a CDS encoding RidA family protein — MSITRYGTGSTAAGGQPRPFARAVEADGWLHVSGQVPALDGEIIVGGIVEQTHQTMKNLIAILEEAGFGLEDVVRAGVWLEDPRDFTSFNKVFSEYFKPEHAPARACVQANMMVDCKVEIDCIAYKKKA; from the coding sequence ATGAGCATTACTCGTTACGGCACCGGCAGCACCGCCGCTGGCGGTCAGCCTCGTCCATTCGCCCGCGCTGTCGAAGCCGACGGCTGGCTGCACGTGTCTGGTCAGGTGCCGGCGCTGGATGGCGAGATCATTGTCGGTGGCATTGTCGAACAGACTCACCAGACCATGAAGAACCTGATCGCGATTCTCGAAGAGGCAGGTTTCGGCCTGGAAGACGTGGTGCGTGCCGGCGTGTGGCTGGAGGATCCGCGGGATTTCACGAGTTTCAACAAGGTGTTCTCCGAGTATTTCAAACCTGAACACGCCCCGGCGCGGGCCTGCGTGCAGGCGAACATGATGGTCGACTGCAAGGTCGAGATCGACTGTATTGCGTACAAGAAAAAGGCTTGA
- a CDS encoding amino acid ABC transporter ATP-binding protein translates to MTQTQTNAQNGQPLLDIRGLHKRYDQLEVLKGVDLSMLRGNVVTLIGSSGSGKTTLLRCVNMLEEFQGGQILLDGESIGYDEVNGKRIRHPERVIARHRAMTGMAFQQFNLFPHLTALQNVTLGLLKVKKLHKNEAVALAEKWLERVGLLERRDHFPGQLSGGQQQRVAIARAIAMNPSLMLFDEVTSALDPELVGEVLSVIKGLAEDGMTMLLVTHEMRFAFEVSDKIVFMNQGRIEEQGPPKDLFERPQSPRLAEFLKSTRF, encoded by the coding sequence ATGACTCAGACTCAAACCAATGCACAAAACGGCCAACCTCTGCTGGACATTCGCGGCCTGCACAAGCGTTACGACCAGCTCGAAGTGCTCAAGGGCGTCGACCTGAGCATGCTGCGCGGCAACGTGGTGACGCTGATCGGTTCCAGCGGCTCGGGCAAGACCACGCTGCTGCGCTGCGTGAACATGCTCGAGGAGTTCCAGGGCGGGCAGATCCTGCTCGACGGTGAATCCATCGGTTATGACGAGGTCAACGGCAAACGCATTCGCCACCCGGAAAGAGTCATTGCCCGCCATCGCGCCATGACCGGCATGGCGTTCCAGCAGTTCAACCTGTTTCCACACCTGACCGCATTGCAGAACGTCACCCTGGGCCTGCTCAAGGTCAAGAAGCTGCACAAGAACGAGGCCGTGGCCCTGGCCGAGAAATGGCTGGAGCGCGTTGGCCTGCTGGAACGACGCGATCACTTTCCCGGTCAATTGTCTGGCGGTCAGCAGCAGCGCGTGGCGATCGCCCGGGCGATTGCGATGAACCCGAGCCTGATGCTGTTCGACGAAGTGACCTCGGCCCTCGACCCGGAACTGGTGGGCGAAGTGTTGAGCGTGATCAAGGGCCTGGCCGAAGACGGCATGACCATGCTGCTGGTGACCCACGAAATGCGCTTTGCGTTCGAGGTTTCGGACAAGATCGTATTCATGAATCAGGGGCGTATCGAAGAGCAGGGGCCGCCCAAGGACCTGTTCGAACGTCCGCAATCGCCACGACTGGCGGAATTTCTCAAAAGCACCCGTTTTTAA
- a CDS encoding amino acid ABC transporter permease, giving the protein MYESPSWLHELWVAREVLWHGFLTSVQVSVLAILFGTLVGVVTGLVLTYGKFWMRAPFRFYVDVIRGTPVFVLVLACFYMAPALGWQISAFQAGALGLTLFCGSHVAEIVRGALQALPRGQMEASKAIGLTFYQALGYVLLPQALRQILPTWVNSSTEIVKASTLLSVIGVAELLLSTQQIIARTFMTLEFYLFAGFLFFVINYGIELLGRHIEKRVALP; this is encoded by the coding sequence ATGTACGAATCCCCCAGTTGGTTGCATGAGTTGTGGGTGGCGCGGGAAGTGTTGTGGCACGGCTTTCTGACCAGTGTCCAGGTGTCGGTGCTGGCGATTTTGTTCGGCACGCTCGTTGGCGTCGTCACCGGTCTGGTGCTGACTTACGGCAAATTCTGGATGCGCGCGCCGTTTCGTTTTTATGTCGATGTGATTCGCGGCACGCCGGTGTTTGTGTTGGTGCTGGCGTGCTTCTACATGGCGCCGGCACTTGGCTGGCAGATCAGCGCCTTCCAGGCCGGTGCGCTGGGTTTGACGCTGTTCTGCGGCTCCCACGTTGCCGAGATCGTGCGCGGTGCGTTGCAGGCATTGCCGCGCGGGCAGATGGAGGCGAGCAAGGCCATCGGCCTGACGTTCTACCAGGCTCTCGGCTACGTGCTGTTGCCCCAGGCGTTGCGGCAGATCCTGCCGACCTGGGTCAACTCGTCCACCGAGATCGTCAAGGCCTCGACCCTGTTGTCGGTGATCGGCGTGGCGGAATTGCTGCTCAGTACCCAGCAGATCATTGCCCGGACGTTCATGACCCTGGAGTTTTACCTGTTCGCCGGATTCCTGTTCTTCGTCATCAACTACGGCATCGAGTTACTCGGCCGGCACATTGAAAAGCGGGTGGCTTTGCCATGA
- a CDS encoding amino acid ABC transporter permease, giving the protein MNYQLNFAAVWRDFDTLLAGLGMGLELALVSIAIGCVIGLMMAFALLSKHRALRVLASVYVTVIRNTPILVLILLIYFALPSLGIRLDKIPSFIITLSLYAGAYLTEVFRGGLLSIPKGLREAGLAIGLGEWQVKAYVTVPVMLRNVLPALSNNFISLFKDTSLAAAIAVPELTYYARKINVESYRVIETWLVTTALYVAACYLIAMMLRYLEQRLAIRR; this is encoded by the coding sequence ATGAACTATCAGTTGAACTTTGCCGCCGTGTGGCGCGATTTCGACACCTTGCTGGCGGGGCTCGGCATGGGCCTTGAGCTGGCCCTGGTGTCGATCGCCATCGGCTGCGTGATCGGCCTGATGATGGCGTTCGCTTTGCTGTCGAAGCACCGCGCATTGCGGGTGCTGGCGTCGGTGTATGTCACGGTGATCCGTAACACGCCGATCCTGGTGTTGATCCTGTTGATCTACTTTGCGTTGCCGAGCCTGGGGATCCGGCTGGACAAGATCCCCTCGTTCATCATCACGCTGTCGCTGTATGCCGGGGCGTACCTGACCGAAGTGTTCCGTGGCGGTTTGCTGAGCATTCCCAAGGGCCTGCGTGAAGCAGGGTTGGCCATTGGCCTGGGCGAGTGGCAGGTCAAGGCCTACGTCACCGTGCCGGTGATGCTGCGCAATGTGTTGCCGGCGCTGTCGAACAACTTCATTTCGCTGTTCAAGGACACCTCGCTGGCGGCCGCGATTGCGGTACCCGAGCTGACCTATTACGCGCGCAAGATCAATGTCGAGAGCTACCGGGTGATTGAAACCTGGCTGGTGACCACGGCGTTGTATGTCGCGGCCTGTTACCTCATTGCCATGATGCTGCGTTACCTCGAACAGCGTCTGGCAATTCGCCGATAG
- a CDS encoding transporter substrate-binding domain-containing protein, whose translation MHRRPSLFKACVFLFAATAAAVGVAQAADSKLDSVLARGKLIVGTGSTNAPWHFQGADGKLQGFDIDIGHMIAKGLFNDPTKVEYVVQSSDARIPNLLTDKVDISCQFITVTASRAQQVAFTLPYYREGVGLLLPANSKYQEIDDMQAAGDSLTVAVLQNVYAEELVHQALPKAKVDQYDSVDLMYQAVNSGRADAAATDQSSVKYLMVQNPGRYRSPAYAWSPQTYACAVKRGDQDWLNFVNTTLHEAMTGVEFPAYAASFKQWFGVDLPTPAIGFPVEFK comes from the coding sequence ATGCATCGCCGTCCTTCCTTGTTCAAAGCGTGTGTTTTTCTATTCGCGGCTACCGCCGCTGCCGTGGGCGTGGCCCAGGCGGCGGACAGCAAGCTCGATAGCGTTCTGGCCCGTGGCAAATTGATTGTAGGTACCGGCAGCACCAACGCGCCGTGGCATTTCCAGGGCGCGGACGGCAAGTTGCAGGGGTTCGATATCGATATCGGACACATGATCGCCAAGGGTTTGTTCAACGACCCGACCAAGGTCGAGTACGTGGTGCAGTCGTCCGATGCGCGGATTCCCAACCTGCTGACCGACAAGGTCGACATCAGCTGCCAGTTCATCACCGTGACCGCCAGCCGCGCCCAGCAAGTGGCGTTCACGCTGCCGTACTACCGCGAAGGTGTCGGCCTGCTGCTGCCGGCGAACAGCAAGTACCAGGAAATCGATGACATGCAGGCCGCCGGTGACAGTCTCACCGTGGCGGTGCTGCAAAACGTCTATGCCGAAGAACTGGTGCACCAGGCATTGCCCAAGGCCAAGGTCGATCAGTACGACAGCGTGGACCTGATGTACCAGGCCGTGAACTCCGGCCGCGCCGACGCGGCAGCCACCGACCAGTCTTCGGTGAAGTACCTGATGGTGCAGAACCCTGGCCGTTACCGCAGCCCGGCCTACGCCTGGAGTCCGCAGACCTATGCCTGCGCGGTCAAGCGCGGCGACCAGGACTGGCTGAACTTCGTCAACACCACCCTGCATGAAGCCATGACCGGCGTTGAGTTCCCGGCTTATGCCGCATCGTTCAAGCAATGGTTTGGTGTGGACCTGCCTACCCCGGCCATCGGTTTCCCCGTCGAATTCAAATGA